In Mangifera indica cultivar Alphonso chromosome 1, CATAS_Mindica_2.1, whole genome shotgun sequence, a single genomic region encodes these proteins:
- the LOC123208836 gene encoding pentatricopeptide repeat-containing protein At3g53700, chloroplastic: MSFSSCLKCYPWPHPQPLLSFSHRPAVSFASTQHHDQQLTATSLSTSSHQIPPNFTSSQLLDALRRQRDESSALRLFSWASKQPSFTPTSSVYEEILSKLGQVGSFDSMIGILEEMKASGCQINSGTFLIFVESYAKFDLYNEILGLPQLMEQEFELVPDTHFYNFLLNVLVDGNKLKLVETANADMISRGIKPDVSTFNILIKALCRAHQIRPAMLMMEEMSSYGLTPDEKTFTTLMQGCIEEGNMDAALRIKEHMVETGCQVTNVTVNVLVHGFCKESRIDEALSFVEGMMKKGFYPDQYTFNTLVNGLCKAGHVKHALDIMDVMLQDGFDPDIFTYNALISGLCKLREVEEAVEILNQMIVRDCSPNTVTYNTLISTLCKENQVEEATELARVLTSKGILPDVCTFNSLIQGLCLTSNFNVAIELFEEMKNKGCQPDEFTYNMLIDSLCSRGKVEDALRLLKEMESRGCARNVVTYNTLIRGFCKLKKIEEAEEIFDEMELQGISRDSVTYNTLIDGLCKIRRVEDAAQLMDQMLMEGLKPDKFTYNSLLSYFCRAGDIKKAADIVQTMTSNGCEPDIVTYGTLIGGLCKAGRVEVASRLLRSIQIKGIVLTPPAYNPVIQALFKRKKTNEAMRLFREMMDKGDPPDAVTYKFVFRGLCSGGGPISEAVDFVAEMLEKGFLPEFSSFYMLAEGLCSLSMEGTLVNLIDMVMDKAKFSDSEASMIRGFLKIRKFQDALETFGDILDSRKPEKTFWAR, translated from the coding sequence ATGTCCTTCTCTTCGTGTCTAAAATGTTACCCTTGGCCTCATCCTCAACcgcttctctctttctctcacaGACCCGCCGTCTCTTTTGCATCTACCCAACACCATGACCAACAACTCACCGCCACTTCTCTCTCCACTTCCTCCCACCAAATCCCTCCCAATTTTACTTCATCTCAGCTCCTCGACGCCCTCCGTCGTCAACGCGACGAATCCTCTGCCCTTCGCTTGTTCAGTTGGGCCTCAAAGCAGCCGAGTTTCACACCCACTTCGTCAGTCTACGAAGAAATTCTCTCCAAACTGGGACAGGTCGGTTCTTTCGATTCCATGATTGGTATTTTAGAAGAAATGAAGGCCTCTGGTTGTCAAATTAACTCAGGTACTTTCTTGATATTCGTTGAGAGTTACGCCAAGTTTGATTTATACAATGAGATTTTAGGATTACCCCAGTTGATGGAACAAGAATTTGAATTGGTGCCCGACACgcatttctataatttcttgTTGAATGTTCTTGTTGATGGGAATAAGTTGAAGTTAGTTGAAACTGCAAATGCTGATATGATTAGTAGAGGTATCAAACCGGATGTTTCCACatttaatatattgattaagGCTTTGTGTAGAGCTCACCAAATTAGGCCTGCAATGTTGATGATGGAAGAGATGTCGAGCTATGGTTTGACTCCGGATGAGAAAACGTTTACAACTTTAATGCAAGGGTGTATTGAAGAGGGTAATATGGATGCTGCATTGAGAATTAAAGAGCATATGGTGGAAACTGGGTGCCAGGTGACTAATGTGACTGTGAATGTTCTAGTTCATGGGTTTTGCAAAGAGAGTAGGATAGATGAAGCTTTGAGTTTTGTAGAAGGGATGATGAAAAAGGGATTTTATCCTGATCAATATACATTCAATACATTGGTGAATGGTTTGTGTAAAGCAGGACATGTTAAGCATGCGCTGGATATCATGGATGTGATGCTTCAAGATGGGTTTGATCCAGATATTTTTACCTATAATGCATTGATTTCTGGATTGTGTAAATTGCGTGAAGTTGAGGAGGCAGTGGAAATTCTCAATCAGATGATTGTGAGGGATTGCTCACCTAATACTGTTACTTATAATACTTTGATTAGCACCTTGTGCAAAGAGAATCAAGTTGAAGAGGCTACAGAACTAGCTCGTGTTCTCACGAGCAAGGGAATTTTGCCTGATGTTTGCACATTCAATTCTCTAATACAAGGTCTTTGTTTGACTAGTAATTTCAATGTTGCAATAGAATTGTTTGAGGAGATGAAGAATAAAGGGTGTCAACCCGATGAGTTTACTTACAACATGTTGATTGACAGCCTTTGTTCCAGAGGGAAGGTAGAGGATGCTTTGAGACTGTTGAAAGAAATGGAATCAAGAGGCTGTGCAAGGAATGTAGTAACTTATAATACTTTAATTCGTGGGTTCTGCAAACTCAAAAAGATTGAAGAAGCAGAGGAGATCTTTGATGAGATGGAACTTCAAGGGATTTCAAGAGATTCTGTGACCTACAATACCCTTATTGATGGCCTTTGTAAGATCAGAAGGGTGGAGGATGCTGCTCAACTTATGGATCAGATGCTAATGGAAGGGTTAAAGCCTGACAAGTTCACATACAATTCCCTTCTTTCATACTTTTGTCGGGCAGGGGACATAAAAAAGGCGGCAGATATTGTCCAAACTATGACTTCAAATGGGTGTGAACCAGATATTGTTACCTATGGAACCCTAATTGGGGGGTTGTGCAAGGCTGGTAGAGTTGAGGTAGCGAGTAGGCTCCTGAGGTCAATTCAGATTAAAGGAATCGTTTTGACCCCACCTGCTTATAATCCAGTAATACAAGCTCTTTTTAAACggaaaaaaacaaatgaagctATGAGACTATTTAGAGAAATGATGGATAAAGGTGATCCTCCTGATGCTGTAACATATAAGTTTGTTTTCCGTGGACTATGTAGTGGTGGTGGACCAATTTCAGAAGCTGTTGATTTTGTGGCAGAGATGTTAGAGAAAGGATTTCTGCCTGAGTTCTCATCATTTTATATGTTGGCTGAAGGACTTTGTTCATTGTCAATGGAAGGTACTCTGGTTAACCTCATTGATATGGTAATGGATAAAGCAAAGTTCTCAGACAGTGAGGCTTCAATGATAAGGGGCTTTCTTAAAATCCGGAAATTTCAAGATGCATTGGAAACCTTTGGTGACATCTTGGATAGCCGAAAGCCCGAGAAAACTTTCTGGGCAAGATGA